A region from the Acidiferrobacter sp. SPIII_3 genome encodes:
- a CDS encoding FAD-binding protein, with protein sequence MGQGPEVLIVGAGPAGISAALKLARAGVRTLVLEGAEFAGAENWSGGVYHAETLVREDVLGADAWARAPRERRIVARSLFVHGGDGCAGFEARAVAGNDYGEAWTVLRPRLDRYLAARAIEHGAVLLPRTTVTGLRFARGRVVGVDTARGPVEAPVVFLAEGDAAGVLARAGLERPAVRYAQGIKAVFALASTTLEARFGVGAGEGIAQEWLLRNGSFKGRTVALDMSGFLYTNRDTLSVGLVFPLTSLADHGPVDHPQLMRRFLALPEVAALLEGATQIAYGAKVIRAGGLREGAVCAYDGLAIGGASLGLGLEFPYPNFMGPAAMSGAAFADAVLALRGRGDYSAAALAEAYGGRLRQSPDYDNARLAAAWPEALHASPLIFEHLPALVGALTADPASWSRACARAAFSLRRDRATLKVAAALPRRAFVPDRPPLAVTFLVARAGRFAPLSAPPAVLAGLARGIGYFYGRGLPRLETRLAAAFSQRVQGLAARMLARAGGRSVAGALGFAADGARVLAAGRSAVMRAPFYRHERLARECLSWDRSPADSPSDWLAPLGRPGPDLRHIHVPRDLAPADARRLKRVCPAGVYGPGSPAGGASVVFENCIKCESCRLVVPAVDWRRTSTHRFIYELPDAQRTGPDGSVHGLPDQGPGALAGTTPSGRAGGWARDIAAGVGRRPREGRPAVDGCASFARRVLRDRAAAVFPSPRLAGLAAGWTACDRQDLMRLMHGRNMPPEDVIAALAEHDSGLGFVALHHLLAEARGARRLARLTVCLSREADGLSAWIPDVGADCLGGRGPLAATGALRATGLDSARCVRVPAAGAEMLTVDPTLVRYYAAFWEGYGEALGARADAHARARLQFAGTFRDREGSDGVFKFGAVKRLLAVIAYALALAGRLRARCDHEPRMAVALLQERFGVSLDGVAWCAGQVFGGIAYSEDDILSRRYRDAMVLTQWPAVRPAGTQACWERALWTGPADQAEALFLRHGLGADTDLAPLPVISGRLAIAPRPSTPIRYQSGGFLFGRLLPADEAFVPEDFLADPALRRMRARVLRLVRAGFRDPAGGAYGRYIDDRHAVPESDIARLKAFPAFATVIPRDLGGLGASKAEYAVLAGLLMGRVDPSVGLLVMASTSIGTMPVLLALQKDLPRLDTELAGLSVGSFADLRQRAHRLRALAERPRPGALRQTLEAMAAHIKDRFLKPGSALKYLARDVLDAFEALVATARTRDLDALAEHARVFDERLAALAPRLAEERARLPVRIAAHERFLRFLARGQISAFALTEPSAGSDTGALTTRAEARRAALSPGEAGLWQFVTARGPRVLLDERRLDFTAPEVRYRLPDGAWARLDDGIWDAAGKGARRRVVQDSGEVYEYDDRGVPQDTPDGPVYEYFELSGSKMWISNGSLADRYCLYAQTARGVTGFMVERRCEGLAVGRDERKLGQRASPTNEMALSSVRVCASRVIGFEGHGQVNALETLSVGRGGLVVGAGGLLERLITDYMRGLDAASPALARARYEHERLRALGARLVGLMDRADLCHGDFRIEAALSKFLASEGLHRVLRALEIERGPSAAALSEPIEKWRRDARILNIYEGTNEVQRFLVLKDLPALFARFNAMAATGSPALDRALRSFSDFLRPRLTDLKTRVGDDGDAQISWFPVVDWAAELYAWAVQVERRLALAARGAAHGHLAALEALEAVCEQAVGVRARAVHALFAEVSTYEQAVVALAGRRTAESVRPTPILASGLRGHLLVLVRDVRHPDARDVRLNDDDLAVLDQALAACDGEAALGVTAVLVTAAPCPDLAQRLRAAGARVQAVITGGLVDPAALAPLITGLRPDLILAGPSQPVFLAALAGALNTVLVDGVIGLAGSGARGYEILRGAGRRLYVTYRRPIVACGRLPATGRSDEFTVGEWLEALKTPPFVERLAGAVTEACPAVSVPAAAPGDIQSPEALAEWLLAGIGGAPSAARPIVPGTARLATVMAVAGGGARGRACAGLARAFGEPAGGVWLARVAGESPPEGLSGPLFRVSATGADASLAEVLARRLADASYIVLGPEDAGLAGALAARLARPLYIDVEARQGDDLVWACAGRRWRTRCPGRAVLVAASGIGSTESGVATTCVVEDWAVPEGRPGRFARVARAACATGLAGAEVVIDVGWGVADGAFFQRGLMRLKSRLSAMMGCEVAFGATRKVVQESGLLPFEHQIGQTGTHIAPRLLLALGVSGAPQHLVGIAADTQIVAINPDPKAPIFAARDGGRPVVRCVGDARAWVEALLALWPEA encoded by the coding sequence ATGGGCCAGGGGCCGGAGGTATTGATCGTGGGGGCGGGACCGGCCGGCATCAGTGCCGCCCTCAAGCTCGCGCGCGCCGGGGTACGGACCCTGGTGCTCGAAGGCGCGGAATTCGCCGGCGCGGAGAACTGGTCGGGCGGTGTCTATCACGCCGAGACCCTGGTGCGCGAAGATGTTCTGGGGGCGGACGCCTGGGCGCGTGCCCCCCGCGAGCGGCGCATCGTGGCGCGCTCGCTGTTCGTCCATGGGGGCGACGGATGCGCCGGCTTCGAGGCGCGGGCCGTGGCCGGCAACGACTATGGCGAGGCCTGGACGGTGTTGCGTCCGAGGCTCGACCGCTACCTCGCGGCGCGCGCCATCGAGCATGGGGCCGTGCTCCTACCGCGCACGACCGTCACCGGGCTGCGGTTTGCGCGCGGGCGGGTGGTGGGCGTCGATACCGCGCGCGGACCGGTCGAGGCGCCGGTGGTATTTCTTGCCGAGGGTGACGCCGCCGGCGTGCTCGCGCGCGCGGGTCTCGAGCGCCCGGCGGTGCGCTACGCGCAGGGCATCAAGGCCGTGTTTGCGCTCGCCTCCACGACCCTGGAGGCGCGTTTCGGGGTCGGCGCGGGCGAGGGCATCGCGCAGGAGTGGTTGCTGCGCAACGGCTCGTTCAAGGGCCGTACCGTGGCGCTCGACATGAGCGGCTTTTTGTATACGAATCGCGATACGTTGTCGGTTGGGCTCGTGTTTCCCCTGACATCGCTTGCCGATCACGGCCCGGTCGACCACCCCCAGCTCATGCGCCGGTTTCTGGCCCTGCCGGAGGTCGCGGCCCTGCTCGAGGGGGCGACGCAGATCGCCTACGGGGCCAAGGTCATTCGGGCAGGCGGCCTGCGCGAGGGGGCGGTATGCGCCTATGACGGATTGGCGATCGGGGGCGCGTCCCTGGGGCTCGGGCTCGAATTCCCCTACCCGAATTTCATGGGTCCGGCAGCCATGTCGGGGGCGGCGTTCGCCGACGCGGTCCTGGCTTTGCGCGGTCGCGGTGATTATTCCGCGGCGGCCCTTGCCGAGGCCTACGGCGGGCGGTTGCGCCAGAGTCCCGATTATGACAACGCACGCCTTGCCGCCGCCTGGCCCGAGGCCCTGCATGCGAGCCCCCTGATCTTCGAACACCTCCCGGCGCTGGTCGGCGCGCTCACGGCGGATCCCGCGTCGTGGTCGCGGGCGTGCGCACGCGCGGCCTTTTCCTTAAGGCGCGATCGCGCCACCCTCAAGGTCGCGGCCGCCCTGCCGCGTCGGGCCTTCGTGCCCGACCGTCCGCCGCTTGCCGTCACCTTTCTGGTGGCGCGCGCGGGCCGGTTCGCGCCGCTATCGGCGCCGCCCGCGGTTCTCGCGGGGCTTGCCCGCGGCATCGGTTATTTCTACGGTCGCGGCCTGCCGCGACTCGAGACCCGTCTGGCCGCGGCGTTTTCGCAACGCGTCCAGGGACTCGCCGCGCGCATGCTCGCGCGCGCGGGCGGACGGTCCGTCGCCGGGGCGCTGGGCTTTGCCGCCGACGGCGCCCGTGTGCTCGCCGCCGGCCGCTCGGCGGTCATGCGCGCGCCCTTTTACCGCCATGAACGCCTGGCCCGCGAATGCCTCTCGTGGGATCGCAGTCCTGCCGATTCCCCCAGTGACTGGCTGGCCCCGCTCGGCCGCCCAGGGCCCGACCTGCGCCATATCCATGTCCCTCGCGATCTCGCCCCGGCGGACGCCCGGCGCTTGAAGCGCGTATGCCCGGCCGGGGTCTATGGGCCGGGCAGCCCGGCGGGCGGCGCGTCGGTGGTCTTCGAAAACTGTATCAAGTGCGAATCGTGCCGATTGGTGGTCCCGGCGGTCGATTGGCGGCGCACGAGCACTCATCGGTTCATCTACGAGCTCCCCGATGCACAGCGTACGGGACCTGACGGCAGCGTCCATGGCCTGCCCGATCAAGGGCCCGGTGCCCTGGCCGGGACCACGCCCTCGGGGCGTGCCGGGGGATGGGCGCGCGATATCGCGGCCGGCGTCGGCCGACGACCTCGGGAGGGGCGCCCCGCGGTCGACGGATGCGCGTCCTTCGCGCGGCGCGTGTTGCGCGACCGGGCGGCGGCCGTCTTCCCGTCTCCGCGCCTGGCCGGACTCGCTGCGGGGTGGACCGCCTGTGACCGCCAGGACCTCATGCGCCTCATGCATGGCCGTAACATGCCCCCCGAGGATGTCATCGCCGCGCTTGCCGAACACGATAGCGGACTTGGTTTCGTTGCCCTGCATCACCTGCTGGCCGAGGCCCGCGGCGCGCGGCGGCTGGCGCGTCTGACCGTCTGCCTTTCCCGGGAGGCCGACGGCCTGTCCGCATGGATCCCCGATGTCGGCGCCGATTGCCTCGGCGGCCGGGGCCCGCTCGCCGCCACCGGCGCCCTGCGCGCCACCGGCCTCGACAGCGCGCGCTGCGTGCGTGTGCCGGCGGCGGGCGCGGAGATGCTGACCGTAGACCCGACCCTCGTCCGCTACTACGCGGCCTTCTGGGAGGGTTATGGCGAGGCCCTGGGCGCGCGCGCCGATGCCCACGCCCGGGCACGCCTCCAGTTCGCCGGCACGTTCCGCGATCGCGAAGGATCGGACGGGGTGTTCAAGTTCGGCGCGGTCAAGCGCCTGCTCGCGGTCATTGCCTACGCGCTGGCCCTCGCCGGTCGCCTGCGCGCGCGTTGCGACCACGAGCCGCGGATGGCCGTGGCGCTCCTTCAGGAACGTTTCGGGGTGTCTCTGGACGGCGTGGCCTGGTGTGCGGGCCAGGTCTTCGGGGGCATCGCCTATTCCGAGGACGACATCCTGAGCCGCCGCTATCGCGATGCCATGGTGTTGACGCAATGGCCGGCGGTCCGGCCCGCGGGGACCCAGGCGTGCTGGGAGCGGGCGCTGTGGACGGGACCTGCCGATCAGGCGGAAGCGCTGTTCCTGCGCCACGGCCTGGGCGCCGATACCGACCTCGCGCCGCTGCCTGTGATCTCCGGCCGTCTTGCCATCGCCCCTCGACCGAGCACGCCGATTCGCTATCAGAGCGGGGGCTTTCTGTTCGGACGGCTGTTGCCGGCAGACGAGGCGTTCGTGCCCGAGGACTTTCTGGCGGACCCCGCGCTTCGGCGCATGCGCGCGCGGGTCCTGCGTCTCGTGCGCGCCGGATTTCGCGACCCCGCGGGCGGTGCCTATGGCCGCTACATCGATGACCGGCATGCGGTCCCGGAGTCCGATATCGCGCGCCTCAAGGCCTTTCCCGCGTTCGCCACGGTGATCCCCCGGGATCTCGGGGGGCTCGGTGCGAGCAAGGCCGAATATGCGGTGCTTGCCGGGCTGCTCATGGGGCGTGTCGACCCGTCGGTAGGCCTTTTGGTCATGGCCAGCACCAGCATCGGTACCATGCCCGTGTTGCTGGCCCTGCAAAAGGACCTCCCGCGCCTGGACACGGAGCTCGCCGGCCTTTCCGTGGGGTCCTTCGCCGATCTGCGCCAGCGCGCGCATCGCCTGCGCGCGCTCGCCGAGCGCCCGCGCCCAGGCGCGCTGCGCCAGACCCTCGAGGCCATGGCCGCGCATATCAAGGACCGCTTCCTGAAGCCCGGATCGGCCTTGAAATACCTCGCGCGCGACGTGCTTGATGCGTTCGAGGCCCTGGTGGCCACCGCCCGGACGCGCGATCTGGATGCCCTGGCCGAGCACGCCCGGGTCTTTGACGAACGACTGGCGGCACTCGCCCCACGACTGGCCGAGGAGCGCGCGCGCCTGCCGGTTCGTATCGCCGCCCATGAACGCTTTCTGCGCTTTCTGGCGCGCGGGCAGATCAGCGCGTTCGCCCTGACCGAGCCCTCCGCCGGTTCCGATACCGGGGCGCTTACGACCCGCGCCGAGGCCCGGCGCGCGGCGTTGAGCCCGGGCGAGGCCGGCCTTTGGCAGTTTGTCACCGCCCGCGGACCGCGCGTCCTGCTCGATGAGCGGCGTCTCGATTTCACCGCACCCGAGGTCCGTTACCGCCTGCCGGACGGGGCGTGGGCGCGTCTCGATGATGGCATCTGGGATGCCGCCGGAAAGGGTGCGCGCCGCCGGGTGGTGCAAGACTCGGGAGAGGTCTACGAATACGATGACAGGGGCGTCCCGCAAGACACCCCCGACGGCCCGGTCTACGAGTACTTCGAGCTGTCCGGCAGCAAGATGTGGATCAGCAACGGCTCGCTCGCCGACCGCTATTGTCTGTATGCGCAGACCGCCCGGGGCGTGACCGGATTCATGGTCGAGCGCCGCTGCGAGGGGCTGGCCGTCGGCCGCGATGAACGCAAGCTCGGCCAGCGCGCCTCGCCCACCAACGAGATGGCGTTGTCATCGGTACGTGTGTGCGCGAGCCGTGTCATAGGGTTCGAGGGTCATGGCCAGGTGAATGCCCTGGAGACCCTGAGCGTGGGGCGCGGCGGGCTCGTGGTCGGTGCGGGCGGCCTCCTCGAGCGGCTGATCACGGATTATATGCGTGGCCTCGATGCGGCCTCGCCGGCGCTGGCGCGTGCCCGCTATGAGCATGAACGCCTGCGCGCCCTGGGTGCGCGTCTGGTCGGTCTCATGGACCGCGCCGACTTGTGCCATGGGGACTTCCGCATCGAGGCGGCGCTGTCCAAATTTCTGGCCTCGGAGGGGCTCCATCGTGTGTTGCGCGCCCTCGAGATCGAGCGTGGCCCGTCGGCCGCGGCCCTGTCCGAGCCCATCGAGAAATGGCGACGCGACGCACGCATCCTCAACATCTACGAAGGCACGAATGAGGTCCAGCGCTTCCTGGTCCTGAAGGACCTTCCAGCCTTGTTCGCGCGCTTCAATGCGATGGCGGCGACCGGTAGTCCGGCGCTCGATCGTGCGCTACGGTCGTTCAGCGATTTCCTGCGCCCGCGGCTCACCGATTTGAAGACGCGGGTGGGTGACGACGGTGACGCCCAGATCTCCTGGTTTCCGGTGGTCGATTGGGCCGCCGAGCTCTATGCCTGGGCCGTGCAGGTCGAGCGGCGCCTGGCGCTCGCCGCGCGCGGCGCGGCGCACGGGCATCTCGCCGCCCTGGAGGCGCTCGAGGCGGTCTGCGAGCAGGCGGTGGGTGTCCGCGCGCGCGCCGTCCATGCGCTGTTCGCCGAGGTGTCCACCTATGAACAGGCGGTGGTGGCGCTTGCCGGCCGGCGCACCGCCGAGTCCGTCCGCCCGACGCCGATCCTGGCCTCGGGACTGCGCGGGCATCTGCTGGTCCTGGTGCGGGATGTGCGGCATCCCGATGCGCGTGACGTGCGCCTGAACGACGACGATCTGGCGGTCCTCGATCAGGCCCTCGCCGCCTGTGATGGCGAGGCCGCGCTCGGCGTAACCGCCGTGCTCGTAACCGCCGCCCCGTGTCCGGATCTCGCGCAGCGGCTGCGCGCCGCCGGCGCGCGCGTCCAGGCGGTGATCACCGGCGGGCTTGTCGATCCCGCCGCCCTGGCCCCCCTCATAACCGGCTTGCGCCCCGATCTGATCCTTGCCGGCCCCTCGCAACCGGTATTCCTGGCAGCCCTGGCCGGCGCCCTGAATACCGTGCTGGTAGACGGCGTCATCGGGCTTGCCGGGTCCGGGGCGCGGGGTTACGAGATCCTGCGCGGCGCGGGCCGGCGCCTTTATGTAACGTACCGCAGGCCCATAGTCGCCTGCGGACGCCTGCCCGCCACTGGGCGTAGCGACGAGTTCACGGTGGGGGAGTGGCTGGAGGCGCTTAAGACGCCGCCATTCGTGGAGCGTCTCGCCGGGGCCGTCACCGAGGCCTGCCCGGCGGTCTCGGTCCCGGCGGCGGCGCCCGGCGACATACAGTCCCCCGAGGCCTTGGCGGAGTGGCTGCTGGCGGGTATCGGGGGCGCCCCGTCCGCGGCGCGACCGATCGTGCCGGGGACGGCGCGACTGGCGACGGTCATGGCGGTCGCCGGCGGCGGGGCGCGCGGCCGCGCCTGCGCGGGCCTGGCGCGCGCTTTCGGTGAGCCCGCCGGTGGTGTATGGCTGGCGCGGGTCGCGGGGGAATCACCCCCGGAGGGGCTTTCCGGACCGCTCTTCCGGGTGTCCGCGACCGGCGCCGACGCATCCCTGGCGGAGGTCTTGGCGCGGCGCCTGGCGGACGCGTCGTATATCGTCCTGGGGCCCGAGGACGCCGGTCTCGCCGGGGCCTTGGCCGCGCGCCTGGCGCGCCCCCTCTATATCGATGTCGAGGCGCGCCAGGGCGATGATCTCGTGTGGGCGTGCGCCGGGCGACGGTGGCGGACGCGGTGCCCGGGGCGCGCGGTCCTGGTGGCCGCGTCCGGGATCGGGAGCACCGAGTCCGGGGTCGCGACGACGTGTGTCGTCGAGGATTGGGCGGTCCCGGAGGGGCGTCCCGGGCGATTCGCGCGCGTCGCGCGCGCGGCTTGTGCCACCGGGCTTGCCGGCGCCGAGGTGGTGATCGACGTCGGGTGGGGGGTGGCCGACGGGGCGTTCTTTCAGAGGGGGCTCATGAGGCTTAAATCGCGGCTATCGGCTATGATGGGGTGCGAGGTCGCGTTCGGCGCGACTCGCAAGGTCGTGCAGGAGAGCGGGCTCCTGCCGTTTGAACACCAGATCGGGCAGACCGGCACCCATATCGCGCCGCGATTGCTGCTCGCGCTTGGGGTATCGGGCGCGCCGCAGCATCTGGTCGGCATCGCCGCCGATACGCAGATCGTCGCCATCAACCCTGATCCCAAGGCGCCGATCTTTGCCGCGCGTGATGGGGGCCGGCCGGTGGTGCGTTGTGTCGGCGATGCCCGCGCGTGGGTCGAGGCCTTGTTGGCGCTGTGGCCGGAGGCCTGA
- a CDS encoding sulfur oxygenase reductase family protein, which translates to MSATTSQKTPNGGQNPVIAINMARISNRPENHEIMHKVGPKVCITTATHPGFLGFDQLLQVGIHPMAGRYGGGALDMRETLNPISMFQYTVWKDAKSHEEMHYLQFDTIYELCSHCLAMVVEGPWEPVYEIVASDLPPSIGLTDVPALMMARAATQQPVPKVALPMRTIVVGDHGVMHGHEADFEQGVRDTMAWLMGHAPGMLGWMLLKQIGVSAIGSFQLDPAGMTKATLGANPPRYATNYGDKPLDHPPIPAATPAQYFVHMEWEAPELAHQGLGKVLVNVEARRIHDHGVLAHINRGPYYMLFASMMEEGTWRDHLVR; encoded by the coding sequence ATGTCCGCGACCACGTCGCAAAAGACCCCAAATGGGGGCCAGAACCCGGTCATAGCGATCAATATGGCGCGGATCAGCAATCGCCCCGAGAATCACGAGATCATGCACAAAGTCGGGCCCAAGGTGTGCATCACCACCGCCACCCACCCCGGTTTCCTCGGCTTCGACCAACTGTTGCAGGTCGGCATCCATCCCATGGCCGGACGCTACGGTGGCGGCGCGCTCGACATGCGCGAGACCCTGAACCCGATCAGCATGTTTCAGTACACCGTGTGGAAGGACGCCAAGTCCCACGAGGAGATGCATTATCTCCAGTTCGATACCATCTATGAGCTTTGCAGTCATTGCCTGGCGATGGTCGTGGAAGGGCCATGGGAACCGGTGTATGAGATCGTGGCCTCCGACCTGCCGCCCTCGATCGGGCTCACCGATGTCCCGGCGCTCATGATGGCGCGCGCCGCCACCCAACAACCGGTGCCCAAGGTCGCGCTCCCCATGCGCACGATCGTGGTCGGCGACCACGGTGTGATGCATGGCCATGAGGCCGACTTCGAGCAAGGGGTGCGCGACACCATGGCCTGGCTCATGGGCCATGCCCCGGGCATGCTCGGGTGGATGCTCTTAAAACAGATCGGGGTATCGGCGATCGGGTCGTTTCAGCTCGACCCGGCGGGCATGACCAAGGCCACGCTCGGCGCCAACCCCCCGCGTTACGCGACCAATTATGGGGACAAGCCCCTCGACCACCCACCCATACCGGCGGCCACCCCCGCGCAATATTTCGTGCATATGGAGTGGGAGGCCCCGGAACTCGCCCACCAGGGTCTCGGTAAGGTCCTCGTCAACGTCGAGGCACGCCGCATTCACGATCACGGCGTACTCGCCCACATCAACCGTGGTCCCTACTACATGCTCTTCGCCTCCATGATGGAAGAGGGCACATGGCGGGATCACCTCGTTCGTTAG
- a CDS encoding NAD(P)/FAD-dependent oxidoreductase, translated as MTSSKAHVVVLGGNFAGLASAQKIREYAGDAVDITVIDRNPYLLFIPNIPAEVFEGRDPAATLKMDTSRALTDAQATFVQGEVRAINPDTRTIDFTPKEREGAPSETMGYDYLVVAFGCRLAYDKIPGFAPYAHAASDTYYGNKLRKALFGGDYKGGPIAIGSARFHQGTAVKDLVPMADAACEGPPVEIMMSMATWLKNHGLGGPDKITVFTPGKMIAEDAGEQVVNSLLGIASQMGFHYRNNVGDIAEVTRDGIRFTQGDALDAELKILLPDWVPHPFMKGLPISDEEGFVVTDMLMRNPKYPEILACGDAAAVTVPKLGAIGHQESEIVGKQIAHDLGRLGEAAASEPLKPLVYCIGDMGDNQAFYIRSNSWYGGDTQVLKMGRVPYLLKMQYKDLFFRTQGKVPPWGLDAAQFLAERLFAA; from the coding sequence ATGACTTCGAGCAAGGCCCACGTCGTGGTGCTCGGCGGGAATTTCGCGGGGCTCGCCAGTGCCCAGAAGATCCGTGAGTACGCGGGGGATGCGGTCGACATCACCGTGATCGATCGCAACCCCTATCTGCTCTTCATCCCGAACATCCCCGCCGAGGTCTTCGAGGGGCGTGACCCGGCCGCGACCCTCAAGATGGACACCTCGCGCGCGCTCACCGACGCGCAGGCGACCTTTGTCCAAGGCGAGGTGCGCGCCATCAATCCCGACACCCGGACCATAGACTTCACCCCCAAGGAGCGCGAAGGCGCGCCGTCGGAGACCATGGGCTACGACTATCTGGTCGTGGCCTTCGGCTGCCGGCTCGCCTACGACAAGATCCCGGGCTTCGCGCCCTACGCGCATGCCGCCTCGGATACGTACTATGGCAACAAACTGAGAAAGGCGCTGTTTGGCGGCGACTACAAGGGCGGCCCGATCGCCATCGGCTCGGCGCGCTTCCATCAGGGCACGGCGGTCAAGGACTTGGTGCCCATGGCCGACGCCGCGTGCGAGGGCCCGCCGGTGGAAATCATGATGTCCATGGCCACCTGGCTCAAGAACCACGGCCTGGGCGGCCCCGACAAGATCACCGTCTTTACACCCGGGAAGATGATCGCCGAGGATGCCGGTGAGCAGGTCGTCAACTCGCTTCTCGGCATCGCGAGTCAGATGGGGTTCCACTACCGCAACAACGTCGGCGACATCGCCGAGGTCACGCGCGACGGGATCCGGTTCACGCAGGGCGACGCGCTCGACGCGGAACTGAAGATCCTGCTCCCCGACTGGGTCCCGCACCCGTTCATGAAGGGTCTGCCCATCTCCGATGAGGAGGGCTTCGTGGTCACCGACATGCTGATGCGCAACCCCAAGTATCCGGAAATCCTGGCGTGCGGCGACGCCGCGGCGGTCACCGTGCCAAAGTTGGGGGCCATAGGTCACCAAGAGAGCGAGATCGTCGGCAAGCAGATCGCCCACGATCTCGGGCGTCTGGGCGAGGCGGCGGCATCCGAGCCCTTGAAGCCGCTCGTCTACTGCATCGGCGACATGGGCGACAATCAGGCCTTCTACATCCGCTCCAACTCCTGGTATGGCGGCGACACACAGGTGCTGAAGATGGGGCGCGTCCCCTATCTCCTGAAGATGCAATACAAGGACCTGTTCTTCCGGACCCAGGGCAAGGTCCCGCCGTGGGGCCTGGACGCCGCGCAGTTCCTGGCCGAACGCCTGTTCGCGGCTTAA
- a CDS encoding methyltransferase domain-containing protein, with translation MSTAVEALGRHADSVSYPLPRGPRVNLGCGPVMPKGWINVDGSRRAWLVAHARGLDRLLVRLGLLRAAPFRPGIVHHDLRRPLPWARDSVAAIYSGEVWEHFEYEDARRLTEECHRVLMKGGVLRLCVPDGVEFWENYLAIFREEQAREPHTRDVARVRRHVRMYFDDICTRPPGLKSFGHFHKWQYDEVQLVDLFMRCGFKDVSRQTFGVSRIPDIGVLERSDFLIVEGVKR, from the coding sequence GTGTCGACAGCAGTGGAAGCCTTGGGCCGTCACGCCGATTCAGTGTCTTATCCCTTGCCGCGCGGGCCGCGCGTGAACCTCGGCTGCGGACCGGTCATGCCCAAGGGTTGGATCAACGTCGACGGCAGCCGCCGGGCATGGCTCGTGGCCCATGCCCGCGGACTCGATCGACTGCTCGTGCGCCTGGGATTATTGCGCGCCGCGCCGTTTCGGCCGGGCATCGTCCACCACGACCTGCGCAGGCCCCTGCCGTGGGCGCGCGATTCGGTGGCCGCCATCTACTCCGGCGAGGTCTGGGAACACTTCGAGTACGAGGACGCCCGGCGTCTGACCGAGGAATGCCACCGGGTCTTGATGAAAGGCGGCGTTCTGCGCCTGTGCGTCCCGGACGGGGTGGAATTCTGGGAGAACTATCTTGCCATCTTCCGGGAGGAGCAGGCGCGCGAGCCGCACACGCGCGATGTCGCGCGTGTGCGCCGTCATGTGCGCATGTACTTCGACGATATCTGCACCCGGCCGCCCGGACTCAAGTCCTTCGGACACTTTCACAAATGGCAGTATGACGAGGTCCAGCTCGTGGATCTCTTCATGCGCTGCGGATTCAAGGACGTGAGCCGCCAGACATTCGGTGTAAGCCGCATACCCGACATCGGCGTCCTGGAGCGATCGGATTTTCTGATCGTCGAGGGCGTGAAGCGCTGA